In Zingiber officinale cultivar Zhangliang chromosome 3B, Zo_v1.1, whole genome shotgun sequence, a single window of DNA contains:
- the LOC122056365 gene encoding heavy metal-associated isoprenylated plant protein 32-like, with protein MSKEEDIKFLKIQTCTLKVNIHCDGCKKKVKKLLHKIEGVYTTNIDAEQGKVSVSGNVDPATLIKKLAKAGKHAELLGAGNGSNKEAQKPQPQNGKGQQKENGKPQKGGGGGGGNGGGKEQKPQLPQLTPQQQMMFQQQLQQFQQMKGSNDLQMPPQLKGGFSFPPQKNPKAPNFGMPPKGCDDAYDDEEDDYDDDYEDDDDDEMDEFDCFDADLEDDFKDIKIKPVVAATAQDKKGGNGKKGGETPVQGKAVGNNNETKSGKKGDGGGGSAIKNIGGGGGGKNGGGGQQQGKNGLDNNKGTGSANGGGGCNPNPGGNGGKKGVGKNEAGVAGGHPAANPKMMGQGFPGMAMGPQIAAGNMHPHPAMGHMGNIPAVAAGQVLPAGGPPPAGYYQGGMVPPPLEANAVANPYQQQSVAAMMQQQQQQQQYMAAMMQQQQQQQQRMMMMNAAQDRAFQPPMMGYARPPIPAYYSMNMPPPAMAPPHHGDPYNYFSDENTDSGCTIM; from the exons ATGAGTAAAGAAGAAGACATCAAGTTCCTCAAGATACAA ACGTGCACTCTTAAAGTGAACATTCACTGTGATGGGTGCAAGAAGAAGGTTAAGAAACTCCTCCACAAAATTGAAG GGGTGTACACGACCAACATAGATGCGGAGCAGGGGAAGGTGAGTGTGTCAGGCAATGTTGACCCTGCAACCCTCATTAAAAAGCTTGCTAAGGCTGGTAAGCATGCGGAGCTGCTTGGTGCTGGCAATGGCAGCAACAAGGAGGCACAGAAGCCTCAGCCACAGAACGGCAAGGGGCAGCAGAAGGAGAACGGAAAGCCCCAAAAGGGTGGCGGTGGTGGTGGAGGAAATGGCGGTGGCAAGGAGCAGAAACCCCAGCTTCCCCAGCTCACTCCACAGCAGCAGATGATGTTCCAGCAGCAGCTGCAGCAATTCCAGCAGATGAAGGGATCCAATGACCTGCAAATGCCTCCTCAGCTCAAGGGGGGCTTCAGTTTTCCTCCGCAGAAAAACCCTAAAGCGCCCAACTTTGGCATGCCCCCCAAAGGCTGCGACGACGCCTACGACGACGAGGAGGACGACTACGACGATGATTATGAGGACGACGATGACGACGAGATGGATGAGTTCGACTGCTTCGACGCCGATCTTGAGGACGATTTCAAGGACATCAAGATCAAGCCGGTGGTCGCGGCGACGGCACAAGATAAGAAAGGCGGGAATGGGAAGAAAGGGGGAGAAACTCCGGTGCAGGGGAAAGCCGTGGGGAATAATAATGAGACGAAGAGTGGTAAAAAGGGAGACGGCGGAGGTGGATCTGCGATCAAGAATATTGGCGGTGGCGGCGGGGGGAAAAATGGCGGAGGCGGACAGCAACAGGGCAAAAATGGACTAGATAATAACAAGGGCACGGGGAGTGCTAATGGGGGCGGCGGTTGCAACCCTAATCCTGGCGGTAATGGAGGTAAGAAAGGGGTTGGGAAGAACGAGGCCGGCGTCGCCGGTGGCCATCCCGCGGCTAACCCAAAGATGATGGGCCAAGGCTTCCCGGGCATGGCAATGGGGCCTCAGATCGCCGCCGGCAACATGCATCCCCATCCCGCCATGGGCCATATGGGAAACATTCCGGCTGTCGCAGCCGGGCAAGTCCTCCCGGCCGGAGGACCGCCTCCTGCTGGTTACTACCAAGGAGGCATGGTGCCGCCGCCATTGGAAGCCAACGCGGTCGCCAACCCTTACCAGCAACAGTCCGTGGCCGCCATGATgcagcagcaacaacagcaacagcaGTACATGGCCGCCAtgatgcagcagcagcagcaacagcagcagaggatgatgatgatgaacgcGGCGCAAGATCGCGCCTTTCAGCCACCCATGATGGGTTATGCTCGGCCGCCGATCCCGGCCTACTACAGCATGAACATGCCCCCGCCTGCGATGGCGCCGCCGCACCACGGCGACCCATACAACTACTTCAGTGATGAGAACACCGACAGCGGCTGCACAATCATGTGA